The Haloplanus sp. CK5-1 genome contains a region encoding:
- a CDS encoding DUF5811 family protein, with protein sequence MNGNTPYGGAPGVVDAGKPSTDVELTQNQRQSLQRAVAGIVSQTRSYLPDSYTVGSELSYGSNGPTATVAVRPPAGHPVSAGFTPDLDDLETGLEADERDEVARGLAASAALQVMDAVGDGITPTAR encoded by the coding sequence ATGAATGGAAACACGCCGTACGGAGGCGCGCCGGGAGTCGTCGACGCCGGAAAGCCGTCGACGGACGTCGAACTCACCCAGAACCAGCGACAGTCCCTCCAGCGGGCCGTGGCGGGCATCGTCTCGCAGACTCGGTCGTACCTGCCCGACAGCTACACCGTCGGGTCGGAACTGTCCTACGGGTCGAACGGGCCGACCGCGACCGTCGCCGTCCGGCCGCCGGCGGGCCACCCCGTCAGCGCGGGGTTCACCCCAGACCTCGACGACCTCGAAACCGGACTGGAAGCCGACGAACGCGACGAAGTCGCGCGCGGACTGGCAGCGAGTGCCGCGCTCCAAGTGATGGACGCCGTCGGCGACGGCATCACGCCGACCGCTCGCTGA
- the infB gene encoding translation initiation factor IF-2 translates to MSDSDTRDRPDALRTPIVAVLGHVDHGKTSLLDTIRGSAVSEGEAGAITQHIGATAVPLDTISGIAGSLVDPDDFDLPGLLFIDTPGHHSFSTLRSRGGALADIAILVVDVNDGFQPQTEEAIDILKRTGTPFVVAANKIDTTPGWNPQDGEPIQVSYESQSDRARERLDENLYEIIGQLSDSGFSADLYWRVQDFQGNIGVVPVSAMTGEGVPDLLTVLMGLSQRYMKDQMAIDVDGPGAGTVLEVKEEKGFGTTLDAVMYDGTIREGDEIVVGGTGDPIVTEVRALLQPKPLAEIRTEKRFERVDAVAAAAGVKIAAPDLAEAMAGAPVRVVRDRDRTAVVADVESELAEIEVETEENGVVVKADTLGSLEAIANALVDAEVPILRAEVGDVAPRDVAVASTAAEAEHQVILGFNVDVLANAERELEEGDVRLFHDDVIYQLVEEYEAFVEERQRAQQETVLDKIVRPARFRILDDHVFRQSDPAVVGVEVLSGTLQNNSYVGGFDGNEFDRVGQLSGIQKQGDDVDEARAGERVSVAIGGPTVGRGIDEGDELWVDVPEKHAKILEQELTDEITADELEALQGFLDNHRRRDPFWGK, encoded by the coding sequence CCTCTCGACACCATCTCTGGGATCGCCGGCAGCCTCGTCGACCCCGACGACTTCGACCTGCCGGGGCTGCTGTTCATCGACACGCCGGGCCACCACTCCTTCTCGACGCTTCGCTCCCGCGGCGGCGCACTCGCCGACATCGCCATCCTCGTCGTCGACGTGAACGACGGGTTCCAGCCCCAGACGGAGGAGGCCATCGACATCCTCAAACGAACCGGGACGCCCTTCGTCGTCGCGGCCAACAAGATCGACACCACGCCGGGGTGGAACCCACAGGACGGCGAGCCGATCCAAGTGAGTTACGAGTCCCAGAGCGACCGCGCCCGCGAACGGCTCGACGAGAACCTCTACGAGATCATCGGCCAACTCTCGGACTCGGGCTTCTCGGCCGACCTCTACTGGCGGGTCCAAGACTTCCAGGGCAACATCGGCGTCGTCCCCGTCTCCGCGATGACCGGCGAGGGGGTGCCCGACCTCCTGACCGTGCTGATGGGGCTCTCCCAGCGGTACATGAAAGACCAGATGGCGATCGACGTGGACGGCCCGGGCGCGGGGACGGTCCTCGAAGTCAAAGAGGAGAAGGGATTCGGAACCACCCTCGACGCGGTGATGTACGACGGGACGATCCGCGAGGGCGACGAGATCGTCGTCGGCGGGACCGGCGACCCCATCGTCACCGAGGTGCGGGCGCTCCTCCAACCCAAACCCCTCGCGGAGATCCGGACCGAGAAGCGGTTCGAACGGGTCGACGCCGTCGCCGCCGCCGCCGGGGTGAAGATCGCGGCCCCCGACCTGGCCGAGGCCATGGCCGGCGCACCCGTCAGGGTCGTCCGTGACCGCGACCGAACGGCGGTCGTCGCGGACGTGGAATCCGAACTCGCCGAGATCGAGGTCGAGACCGAGGAGAACGGCGTCGTCGTCAAGGCCGACACGCTCGGCAGTCTGGAGGCGATCGCCAACGCCCTCGTCGACGCCGAGGTGCCGATCCTCCGTGCGGAGGTGGGCGACGTGGCGCCCCGCGACGTGGCCGTCGCCAGCACCGCCGCCGAGGCCGAACACCAGGTGATCCTCGGGTTCAACGTCGACGTCCTCGCGAACGCCGAACGGGAACTCGAGGAGGGTGACGTCCGCCTGTTCCACGACGACGTGATCTACCAACTCGTCGAGGAGTACGAGGCGTTCGTCGAGGAGCGCCAGCGCGCCCAACAGGAGACCGTCCTCGACAAGATCGTCCGGCCCGCCCGCTTTCGCATCCTCGACGACCACGTCTTCCGCCAGTCCGACCCCGCCGTCGTCGGCGTCGAGGTGCTCTCGGGCACCCTCCAGAACAACTCCTACGTCGGCGGCTTCGACGGCAACGAGTTCGACCGTGTCGGCCAGTTGAGCGGCATCCAGAAGCAGGGCGACGACGTCGACGAAGCGCGGGCGGGCGAACGCGTCAGCGTCGCCATCGGCGGCCCGACCGTCGGCCGCGGGATCGACGAAGGGGACGAACTCTGGGTCGACGTGCCCGAGAAACACGCGAAGATCCTCGAACAGGAACTGACCGACGAGATCACCGCCGACGAACTCGAAGCCCTGCAGGGGTTCCTCGACAACCACCGGCGGCGGGATCCGTTCTGGGGCAAGTAG